In Topomyia yanbarensis strain Yona2022 chromosome 2, ASM3024719v1, whole genome shotgun sequence, one DNA window encodes the following:
- the LOC131683626 gene encoding leucine-rich repeat-containing protein let-4-like: protein MKSIIWLRIITSAVMSMTAAMGITLKCLEQDYYSRNCTYDGVKMVDLVPNVEFSNNYYTPNYFKFVHSELIEIPKRIFERYPSMTSLNVANSSVKSVSRYTFERASALVLLNMSTNNLQEIQSYVFSGAIQLTVLDLSKNNISSIDEKAFSGLNTLHTLLLSSNRLKILKDNVFSPLGNLQKLSMARNNLEVLEKDLFATNSRMTMLFLHNNQLVVIEQDLFKNVNELEYLWLKNNNLTSLEISISNVKRVNVMNNQLIKIKINTAVQELYLSNNSISEIVVDDFSDLQLKTLDLSWNKISSLDVISKIASLQNLDLSHNKIGPLNLTSFAKLSTLVDLNLEDSQISNLQYGTFSQLTSLQRLDISYNNLNRINFDIFTSSHLMDEIYIEGNRLKDINYEEIQKIFPSLKKISIADNNWNCSYLTKMIRTMNGFKIVVGGFKTETLIADKTNVKGIYCSDDKNPVASWNVTAKHLDKYLNDSVPIVDTSEIKQIMQNAIDDVGRFNEYKVSLINRTDQLEGEIFDLTKKFISLESENYELKKTILDVRLSMLVNASNETVASSDLKKAMQELNELTLAKMKQLENNLEFKIYQQSFKFDKMKESIEETAGKLLVLSKQMAPNAGFYNHLNPTQQELKAASAGSGSSQTVIIIMLVILVAMLTIVLVVIYRNRFSVGPSRGSRFGTSNTLATIVDNDI, encoded by the exons atgaagtcTATAATTTGGTTGAG gATCATCACATCCGCTGTCATGAGTATGACAGCGGCCATGGGAATCACACTCAAGTGCTTGGAACAAGACTACTACTCACGTAACTGCACCTACGATGGGGTCAAAATGGTTGATCTAGTGCCAAACGTTGAATTTTCCAATAACTATTATACACCCAACTACTTCAAATTCGTACACTCCGAACTTATCGAAATTCCGAAAAGAATATTCGAACGATATCCGTCAATGACATCTTTGAATGTGGCGAATAGCAGTGTAAAGAGCGTCAGTCGATACACATTCGAAAGAGCTAGTGCACTGGTGTTGCTGAACATGTCAACTAATAACCTACAGGAAATACAAAGTTATGTTTTTTCCGGTGCTATTCAACTGACCGTTTTGGACTTAAGCAAAAACAACATTTCAAGTATCGACGAAAAAGCGTTTTCTGGTTTGAATACTTTACATACGCTTCTCCTATCAAGCAAtagattgaaaattttaaaggaCAATGTGTTTAGTCCTTTGGGAAATCTTCAAAAGCTCAGTATGGCAAGAAACAATTTGGAAGTACTGGAAAAGGATCTATTCGCAACGAATTCTCGTATGACAATGCTTTTTCTACACAACAATCAGCTGGTTGTGATAGAACAGGACCTGTTCAAAAATGTGAACGAGCTGGAGTATCTGTGGCTTAAAAATAACAACCTTACAAGTTTAGAAATCAGTATATCAAATGTCAAAAGAGTGAATGTTATGAACAACCAGctcattaaaataaaaataaacacggCAGTACAGGAGTTGTACCTCAGCAACAATAGTATATCTGAAATTGTGGTGGATGATTTCTCCGATCTACAACTGAAAACTCTGGATTTGTCTTGGAATAAGATCTCCTCGTTGGATGTTATTAGCAAAATAGCGTCATTGCAGAATCTGGATCTATCGCACAATAAAATTGGTCCCCTGAATTTGACCAGTTTTGCCAAACTGTCCACGTTGGTGGATTTGAACCTGGAAGATTCACAAATCTCCAATCTCCAATACGGGACATTTTCGCAACTCACTTCGCTTCAGCGCCTAGACATTTCGTATAATAATTTGAACCGCATTAATTTCGACATTTTCACCTCATCACATCTCATGGATGAAATCTACATCGAAGGAAATCGTCTCAAGGATATCAACTATGAGGAAATCCAGAAAATTTTTCCATCTCTTAAAAAAATTAGCATTGCCGATAACAACTGGAACTGTTCTTACCTCACGAAAATGATTCGAACCATGAACGGATTCAAGATCGTGGTTGGTGGTTTCAAAACGGAAACTTTGATCGCCGATAAGACTAATGTCAAAGGGATTTACTGTTCGGACGATAAAAACCCCGTTGCTAGTTGGAACGTCACGGCTAAACATCTGGACAAGTATTTGAATGATTCTGTTCCCATCGTGGACACCAGTGAGATTaaacaaattatgcagaatgCCATCGACGACGTCGGTCGGTTCAACGAGTACAAAGTGTCCTTGATTAACAGAACGGATCAGCTGGAAGGTGAAATTTTCGACCTTACGAAAAAGTTTATCTCACTCGAAAGTGAAAATTATGAactgaagaaaaccattttggACGTCAGGTTGTCTATGCTagtaaatgcatcaaatgaaacAGTTGCATCCAGTGACCTGAAGAAGGCAATGCAGGAATTGAATGAACTAACACTGGCCAAAATGAAACAATTGGAGAACAATCTAGAATTCAAAATATACCAGCAATCGTTCAAATTTGACAAAATGAAGGAATCAATCGAAGAAACTGCCGGAAAGCTGCTTGTTTTAAGCAAACAGATGGCACCAAATGCGGGTTTCTACAATCATTTGAATCCAACTCAGCAGGAACTGAAGGCAGCCTCTGCTGGTTCCGGATCAAGCCAAACAGTAATAATTATTATGTTGGTGATTTTGGTGGCCATGCTTACGATTGTGCTGGTCGTGATTTATCGCAACCGATTCAGCGTGGGCCCGAGCAGGGGATCTCGCTTCGGAACGTCGAACACTTTAGCCACGATAGTGGATAATGACATCTAG